A stretch of the Comamonas testosteroni TK102 genome encodes the following:
- the glmU gene encoding bifunctional UDP-N-acetylglucosamine diphosphorylase/glucosamine-1-phosphate N-acetyltransferase GlmU, protein MTAPLDIVVMAAGKGTRMKSRHPKVLQKLAGRALLQHVLDTAAQLKARSAVVVTGHGAAEVEAAITTANGADGSMDLKFVRQEPQLGTGHAVQQAVPALKDDGLVVVLSGDVPLTQADTLQGLLDAAGSDKMALLSVTMADPTGYGRIVRNDAGTVQRIVEQKDASEAERAITEIYSGIMAVPARHLTAWLARLDNNNAQGEYYLTDIVAMAVADGVPVVGHRIADALQVAGVNSPLQLAELERAHQLRQARQLMEQGVRMADPARFDLRDDARGTKASLSCGQDVEIDVNCIFAGKVTIGAGARIGANCHLSNVSIADDAVIHPFTHIDGEKAGVEVGQGALIGPFARLRPGAKLGREVHIGNFVEVKNSTLADGAKANHLAYLGDATVGERVNYGAGSITANYDGVNKHRTVIEADVHIGSNCVLVAPVTIAAGGTVGGGSTVTKNTEVGALTVGRGRQVSIRNWKRPEKLPKA, encoded by the coding sequence ATGACTGCACCTCTGGACATCGTCGTCATGGCTGCCGGCAAAGGCACCCGCATGAAAAGCCGCCATCCCAAGGTGCTGCAAAAGCTGGCCGGTCGCGCCCTGTTGCAGCATGTGCTGGACACCGCGGCGCAGCTCAAGGCGCGCTCGGCCGTGGTGGTGACGGGCCATGGTGCTGCGGAAGTGGAAGCTGCCATCACCACCGCCAATGGCGCGGATGGCTCCATGGACTTGAAGTTTGTGCGCCAGGAGCCCCAGCTGGGAACCGGCCATGCCGTGCAGCAGGCCGTGCCTGCGCTCAAGGACGATGGCCTGGTCGTGGTGCTGTCGGGTGATGTGCCGCTGACCCAGGCCGACACGCTGCAGGGTCTGCTCGATGCCGCAGGCAGCGACAAGATGGCGCTGCTCTCCGTGACCATGGCCGATCCCACGGGCTACGGCCGCATCGTGCGCAACGATGCCGGCACGGTGCAGCGCATCGTCGAGCAAAAGGACGCCAGCGAAGCCGAACGTGCCATCACCGAGATCTACAGCGGCATCATGGCCGTGCCTGCCAGGCATCTGACCGCATGGCTGGCCAGGCTCGACAACAACAATGCCCAGGGCGAGTACTACCTGACCGATATCGTCGCCATGGCCGTGGCCGACGGCGTGCCCGTGGTGGGCCACCGCATTGCCGATGCACTGCAGGTGGCAGGCGTCAACAGTCCGCTGCAACTGGCAGAGCTGGAGCGGGCGCACCAGCTGCGCCAGGCGCGTCAGCTGATGGAGCAGGGCGTGCGCATGGCCGATCCTGCGCGCTTCGACCTGCGTGACGATGCTCGCGGCACCAAGGCCAGCCTGAGCTGCGGCCAGGATGTGGAAATCGACGTGAACTGCATCTTTGCCGGCAAGGTGACGATTGGTGCCGGCGCCAGGATCGGCGCCAACTGCCATCTCAGCAATGTGAGCATTGCCGACGATGCCGTGATCCATCCCTTCACCCACATCGACGGCGAGAAGGCCGGTGTGGAAGTGGGCCAGGGCGCGCTGATCGGACCGTTTGCCCGCCTGCGCCCCGGCGCCAAGCTGGGTCGAGAAGTGCATATCGGCAACTTCGTCGAGGTGAAGAACTCCACCCTGGCCGACGGCGCCAAGGCCAATCACCTGGCCTACCTGGGCGATGCCACGGTGGGCGAACGCGTGAACTATGGCGCAGGCAGCATCACTGCCAACTATGACGGCGTGAACAAGCACCGCACCGTGATCGAGGCCGATGTGCATATCGGCAGCAACTGCGTGCTGGTGGCTCCCGTGACCATTGCCGCCGGCGGCACGGTGGGCGGCGGCTCCACCGTGACCAAGAACACCGAGGTGGGTGCCTTGACGGTCGGACGCGGCAGGCAGGTCAGCATCCGCAACTGGAAGCGCCCCGAAAAGCTGCCCAAAGCCTGA
- a CDS encoding sensor histidine kinase, producing the protein MEPMQPVVESKVPRTLDEALALLARREAELAALRTAQQEWVHAVSHDLRAPLRHLLAFNPLIAELLQSPGPGVEDLEEARSFLQTMDQSAQRMAAMFEGLLQLARAQRHVLQPQPVDLSGLLGSLRQRLQAGTQGRRIEWCLPAAAPKLQADPHLLELALDAALTNAVKFTRAMPLARIQVDVQRDGQGGCSISVTDNGVGFEQARSGKLFGVFQRMHREAEFEGLGIGLALVRDVCRRHGGEAEIQAQLNAGCQLQMHLPTCLP; encoded by the coding sequence ATGGAACCCATGCAGCCAGTTGTTGAAAGCAAGGTGCCGCGGACGCTGGACGAGGCGCTGGCGCTGCTGGCCAGACGCGAGGCCGAGCTGGCCGCCTTGCGCACGGCCCAGCAGGAATGGGTGCATGCGGTCTCGCATGATCTGCGGGCCCCACTGCGCCATCTGCTGGCTTTCAACCCGTTGATTGCCGAATTGCTGCAGTCCCCCGGCCCTGGTGTCGAGGACCTCGAAGAGGCGCGCAGCTTTTTGCAGACCATGGACCAGTCCGCCCAGCGCATGGCGGCCATGTTCGAAGGCTTGCTGCAGCTGGCCCGGGCCCAGCGACATGTGCTGCAGCCGCAGCCCGTGGACTTGTCGGGCTTGCTGGGCAGTCTGCGCCAGCGTCTGCAGGCGGGCACGCAAGGCCGGCGCATAGAGTGGTGTCTGCCTGCTGCGGCTCCAAAGCTGCAGGCCGATCCGCATCTGCTGGAGCTGGCTTTGGATGCAGCTCTGACCAATGCCGTCAAATTCACGAGAGCCATGCCGCTGGCACGCATTCAGGTCGACGTGCAGCGCGACGGGCAAGGCGGCTGCTCCATCTCGGTGACAGACAACGGCGTCGGCTTCGAGCAGGCGCGCTCGGGCAAGCTGTTTGGCGTCTTTCAGCGCATGCATCGCGAAGCCGAGTTCGAGGGCCTGGGCATCGGCCTGGCGTTGGTGCGCGACGTCTGCCGCCGCCATGGTGGCGAGGCGGAAATTCAGGCACAGCTCAATGCGGGATGCCAGCTGCAGATGCACTTGCCCACCTGTCTGCCCTAA
- a CDS encoding diguanylate cyclase AdrA: MPLHRDIHRRTYPLRASYMALGGAVVAASLSYLPTNLAWWAFTAVSALAWPHIAFLHSSRQQDQFQAEYFNSLIDALIVGCWIALMHWSLLPGICILAIGVADRFYTGLKRRWLPSLIALLCGMFFMSLAITPSPQWDAPLAVQLSLLPLIVMHSAYASWSNSRMLKTLARQNLQLKLLGRIDPLTTVYSRDYWWKKARAALHQHRSVKEQTCLLVIDIDRFKSVNDLYGHIVGDDVLKLIGLAIRNSLRSNDIAGRYGGDEFTVLCKHTTAREAYSVAMRICEKIAQIRVRDYPQLQISASIGVAAADDSFGSVTEWIKAADSALYSAKSGGRDQVMDATQQPERQHSPSTMPMRPESTRISAAGSGQESLDRDVV; this comes from the coding sequence ATGCCCTTGCATCGAGATATTCACCGACGCACCTATCCTCTGCGCGCCTCTTATATGGCACTGGGCGGAGCAGTGGTAGCTGCGAGCCTGTCATATCTCCCGACCAATCTCGCCTGGTGGGCATTCACGGCGGTAAGTGCACTGGCGTGGCCACATATTGCTTTCTTGCATTCAAGCCGGCAACAGGATCAGTTCCAAGCGGAGTATTTCAACTCCCTGATCGATGCGCTGATCGTCGGTTGCTGGATCGCTCTGATGCACTGGAGTCTGCTGCCCGGCATCTGCATTCTGGCCATAGGCGTGGCCGACCGCTTCTATACCGGATTGAAGCGCCGCTGGCTGCCATCCCTGATCGCACTGCTGTGCGGCATGTTTTTCATGAGCCTGGCCATCACGCCCAGCCCGCAATGGGATGCGCCGCTGGCAGTGCAGCTGAGCCTGCTGCCGCTGATCGTTATGCACAGCGCCTATGCCAGCTGGTCCAACAGCCGCATGCTCAAGACTCTGGCCCGGCAGAATCTCCAGCTCAAGCTATTGGGGCGCATCGATCCGCTGACCACGGTATACAGCCGCGATTACTGGTGGAAAAAGGCCCGTGCCGCCCTGCACCAGCACCGCAGCGTCAAGGAGCAGACCTGTCTGCTGGTGATTGACATCGACCGTTTCAAAAGCGTGAACGATTTGTACGGTCATATTGTGGGCGACGATGTTTTGAAGCTGATCGGGCTGGCCATTAGAAACAGTCTGCGCAGCAACGATATTGCAGGGCGCTATGGCGGCGATGAATTCACCGTGCTGTGCAAGCACACCACGGCCAGGGAGGCATATTCCGTGGCCATGCGCATTTGCGAAAAAATTGCCCAGATACGCGTTCGCGATTATCCGCAGCTGCAGATCAGCGCAAGCATCGGCGTTGCCGCAGCCGATGACAGTTTCGGCTCGGTGACCGAATGGATCAAAGCGGCCGACAGCGCGCTCTACAGCGCCAAGAGCGGCGGGCGCGACCAGGTGATGGATGCCACCCAGCAGCCCGAGAGGCAGCACAGCCCCTCCACCATGCCCATGCGACCCGAGTCGACACGGATCAGCGCGGCGGGCTCCGGGCAGGAAAGCCTGGACCGCGACGTGGTCTGA
- a CDS encoding Lrp/AsnC family transcriptional regulator — MNENSINLDHIDLQLLQQLQRDASLSNQALARLLELSAATCLRRVKRLQELGLIEKQVAILSSEHIARFTGHGLQAIVEVSLDRQDSASLLQFEHKAVAEPGVQQCWRVSPGPDFVLVVASTDMPAYLALSQKLFTQDANVRNVKAFFSLKRAKFSTELPLPAPHH; from the coding sequence ATGAATGAAAATTCCATCAATCTGGACCACATCGACCTCCAGCTACTGCAGCAATTGCAGCGGGATGCCAGCCTGAGCAACCAGGCCCTGGCCCGGCTGCTGGAGCTGTCTGCCGCCACCTGCCTGCGCCGGGTCAAGCGGCTGCAGGAGCTGGGTCTGATCGAGAAACAGGTCGCCATCCTCAGCAGCGAACACATTGCGCGCTTCACCGGCCATGGGCTGCAGGCCATTGTGGAAGTCTCGCTGGACCGGCAGGACAGCGCCTCGCTGCTGCAATTCGAGCACAAAGCCGTTGCCGAGCCCGGCGTGCAGCAATGCTGGCGCGTCTCTCCCGGCCCCGACTTCGTCCTCGTCGTGGCCAGCACCGACATGCCAGCCTATCTGGCCTTGAGCCAGAAGCTGTTCACGCAGGACGCCAATGTGCGCAATGTCAAAGCCTTCTTCAGTCTCAAACGCGCCAAATTCAGTACCGAACTGCCTTTGCCAGCCCCTCATCATTAG
- the glmS gene encoding glutamine--fructose-6-phosphate transaminase (isomerizing): MCGIVAAVSHRNIVPVLVQGLQRLEYRGYDSCGVAVQAADTNGLSLGLQRARSTARVAELMEQVKTEHVEGFTGIAHTRWATHGEPAVRNAHPHFSHGPGISAVADTDAPARVALVHNGIIENYEALRTELQAKGYVFASQTDTEVIAHLVDSLYSGDLFEAVQAATARLHGAYAIGVMHRDEPQRVVGARAGSPLILGVGKDGGEHFLASDAMALAGVTDQIVYLEEGDLIDLQPGRYWVISRSGERLTEQQRPVRTVMAHSGAAELGPYRHYMQKEIFEQPRALGDTLEGLKNIAPELFDGVTSEGKTGAAAWRVFKEIDRVLILACGTSYYSGCTAKYWIEAIAGIPCNVEVASEYRYRTSVPDPKTLIVTISQSGETADTLAALRHAQSLGMKHSLTICNVATSAMVRECELAYITRAGVEIGVASTKAFTTQLAGLFLLTLALAQSKGRLTEEKEQQYLTAMRHLPVALQSVLALEPQIISWAEDFAKKENALFLGRGIHYPIALEGALKLKEISYIHAEAYPAGELKHGPLALVDSQMPVVTVAPNDELLEKLKSNMQEVRARGGVLYVLADAKTNIESSEGMHVIRMPENYGALSPILHVVPLQLLAYHTAVARGTDVDKPRNLAKSVTVE; encoded by the coding sequence ATGTGTGGCATTGTTGCTGCGGTTTCTCATCGCAATATCGTTCCGGTTCTGGTCCAGGGTCTGCAGCGACTGGAGTACCGCGGTTATGACTCCTGTGGGGTGGCGGTGCAGGCCGCGGACACCAACGGCCTGAGCCTCGGGCTGCAGCGTGCGCGTTCCACAGCCCGCGTGGCCGAGCTGATGGAGCAGGTCAAGACCGAACATGTGGAAGGTTTCACCGGCATTGCCCATACCCGCTGGGCCACCCATGGCGAGCCTGCGGTGCGCAATGCCCATCCCCATTTCAGCCATGGCCCCGGCATCTCGGCCGTGGCCGATACCGATGCACCGGCACGCGTGGCCCTGGTGCACAACGGCATCATCGAGAACTACGAAGCCTTGCGTACCGAGCTGCAGGCCAAGGGCTATGTATTTGCCAGCCAGACCGACACCGAGGTCATTGCTCACCTGGTGGACAGCCTCTATAGCGGCGATCTTTTCGAAGCCGTGCAGGCCGCGACAGCCCGTCTGCATGGTGCTTACGCGATTGGCGTGATGCACCGGGACGAGCCCCAGCGTGTGGTCGGCGCCCGCGCCGGCTCCCCGCTGATTTTGGGTGTGGGCAAGGACGGCGGCGAGCATTTCCTGGCCAGCGACGCGATGGCGCTGGCGGGCGTCACCGATCAGATCGTGTATCTGGAAGAGGGCGACCTGATCGATCTGCAGCCGGGACGCTACTGGGTCATCAGCAGGAGCGGCGAGCGCCTGACGGAGCAGCAGCGTCCGGTCAGGACCGTGATGGCACACAGCGGCGCAGCCGAGCTGGGCCCTTATCGCCACTACATGCAAAAGGAAATCTTCGAGCAGCCGCGCGCACTGGGCGATACGCTGGAGGGCTTGAAGAACATTGCCCCCGAGCTGTTTGACGGGGTCACTTCGGAAGGCAAGACCGGTGCTGCTGCCTGGCGCGTGTTCAAGGAGATCGACCGGGTCCTGATTCTGGCCTGCGGCACCAGCTATTACAGCGGCTGCACGGCCAAGTATTGGATCGAGGCGATTGCCGGCATTCCCTGCAATGTGGAAGTGGCCAGCGAGTACCGCTACCGCACCAGCGTGCCCGATCCCAAGACCCTGATCGTGACCATCAGCCAGTCGGGCGAGACGGCCGATACATTGGCGGCCCTGCGCCATGCCCAGAGCCTGGGCATGAAGCACAGCCTGACCATCTGCAATGTGGCCACCAGCGCCATGGTGCGCGAGTGCGAGCTGGCCTATATCACCCGGGCCGGCGTGGAGATCGGCGTGGCATCGACCAAGGCCTTCACCACGCAGCTGGCCGGCCTGTTCCTGCTGACGCTGGCGCTGGCCCAGTCCAAGGGACGCCTGACGGAAGAGAAGGAGCAGCAGTATCTGACGGCCATGCGCCATCTTCCCGTGGCCCTGCAATCCGTGCTGGCACTGGAGCCGCAGATCATCAGCTGGGCCGAAGACTTTGCGAAGAAGGAAAACGCACTGTTCCTGGGTCGCGGCATTCACTACCCCATCGCTCTGGAAGGCGCGCTCAAGCTCAAGGAAATCAGCTACATCCACGCCGAGGCCTATCCCGCCGGCGAGCTCAAGCATGGCCCGCTGGCACTGGTGGACAGCCAGATGCCTGTGGTCACCGTGGCGCCCAACGACGAACTGCTGGAAAAGCTCAAGAGCAATATGCAGGAAGTGCGTGCGCGCGGCGGTGTTCTCTATGTGCTGGCCGATGCCAAGACCAATATCGAAAGCAGCGAAGGCATGCATGTGATTCGCATGCCCGAGAACTATGGTGCGCTGAGCCCCATCCTGCACGTGGTGCCGCTGCAGCTGCTGGCCTATCACACGGCGGTGGCACGCGGCACCGATGTGGACAAGCCGCGCAACCTGGCCAAGTCGGTCACGGTGGAATAA
- a CDS encoding cupin domain-containing protein, with product MSNYTTPAPIRRVVTANDEQGRSYLAEDGPSPAIRFVPERPGYRITNLWRTDAAPANIGSPDTIHLHQGVAPPPLGTVLRILDIPAEPADPQELQAALNATFSRMYGDAHRNVQPGEHPGMHRTDSVDYALMLEGELIAIMDKEETVLRAGDVLIQRGTNHAWANRSGKPARIAFVLVAGIDTD from the coding sequence ATGAGCAACTACACAACCCCAGCGCCCATTCGCCGCGTCGTCACTGCCAACGATGAGCAAGGACGTTCCTATCTGGCCGAAGATGGCCCATCGCCCGCAATCCGCTTCGTGCCGGAACGTCCCGGATATCGCATCACCAATCTATGGCGAACTGATGCGGCCCCTGCAAACATCGGCTCACCCGACACCATTCATCTGCATCAGGGCGTTGCGCCCCCGCCGCTTGGTACCGTGCTACGCATTCTGGATATTCCTGCCGAGCCCGCCGACCCTCAGGAACTTCAGGCTGCTTTGAATGCGACGTTTTCACGCATGTATGGCGATGCCCATCGAAATGTTCAGCCCGGCGAGCATCCTGGCATGCATCGCACGGACTCCGTGGACTACGCGCTCATGCTGGAAGGAGAGCTGATTGCCATCATGGATAAGGAAGAGACCGTGCTGCGAGCGGGCGATGTTCTGATTCAGCGTGGAACCAACCATGCCTGGGCCAACCGCTCCGGTAAACCTGCTCGTATTGCCTTTGTGCTGGTTGCAGGCATCGACACAGATTGA
- a CDS encoding tripartite tricarboxylate transporter substrate binding protein, translating to MNIWRHAPSLVMGLTYLGVGSLQAQENFPHRPLTIINPWAAGSSTDVMARTLAEEMHKQLGQSIVVISREGGSGVIGMNVLAQSPADGLTMAFTPMTPITIQPHYVKGLKLSPDAVQPLCGVTENILGVSVRADSPYKTIAELIAAAKQKSLNYGSPDPNSAPFLAIDQLERDQKLQLNHIPYKGDAGSIQELLAGRLDFVSSIAASAAPQVRAGKLRLLAVTSEHRHPAFPDTPTFKELGMKVQEDSFAGLFVPRGVPEAALAKLDDACAKATKSESVKRIAQSGDQVVHYQSRQQWEKRITTEFRKQGEAAKRNAGTN from the coding sequence ATGAACATCTGGCGCCATGCACCCTCCCTCGTGATGGGGCTCACTTACCTGGGAGTCGGCTCGCTCCAGGCGCAGGAGAATTTTCCGCATAGGCCACTGACCATCATCAATCCCTGGGCCGCAGGAAGCTCGACCGATGTCATGGCCAGGACTCTGGCGGAGGAAATGCACAAGCAGCTGGGTCAAAGCATCGTCGTGATCTCGCGTGAGGGAGGCTCCGGCGTCATTGGAATGAATGTGCTGGCCCAATCTCCCGCCGACGGCTTGACCATGGCTTTTACCCCCATGACGCCCATCACCATCCAACCGCATTACGTCAAGGGACTCAAGCTAAGTCCTGATGCCGTGCAACCGCTGTGCGGGGTGACCGAGAACATTCTGGGAGTAAGCGTGCGTGCCGACAGCCCCTACAAAACGATCGCGGAGTTGATTGCCGCCGCCAAACAGAAATCACTGAACTACGGCTCTCCCGACCCCAACTCGGCCCCTTTTCTAGCCATAGATCAGCTCGAGCGAGACCAGAAGCTACAACTCAATCACATCCCATACAAGGGTGATGCGGGTTCGATCCAGGAATTGCTGGCAGGGCGCCTGGACTTTGTCAGCAGCATTGCAGCCTCTGCTGCACCTCAGGTTCGTGCCGGCAAGTTGCGGCTGTTGGCCGTTACTTCGGAACATCGTCATCCCGCGTTTCCCGACACTCCCACCTTCAAGGAACTGGGCATGAAGGTGCAGGAAGACTCTTTTGCAGGCCTCTTTGTTCCCCGTGGGGTTCCTGAGGCCGCACTGGCAAAGCTTGACGATGCCTGTGCCAAAGCCACCAAGTCTGAATCGGTCAAACGCATTGCCCAAAGCGGTGATCAGGTCGTGCACTACCAAAGCCGTCAGCAATGGGAAAAGCGCATTACCACCGAGTTTCGCAAGCAGGGCGAGGCAGCCAAGCGCAATGCCGGCACCAACTAA
- a CDS encoding TetR/AcrR family transcriptional regulator — translation MNVDAKMETTQEDDHVTSLSFAVMRKTASVDVPAVSGRRAALRQAEQAEVTSSGVDRPRAQARQRMLCAAEKLFAQHGYAGTSLRAVMAEADVDTGAIHYHFKNKLGLLKALFEERVQLVNAQREALLAQLEQRHANEPPSIEEVLRAFIAPALRTAYGSDESSFNRVAALCSVDPLKEVREVVFKAYDKTALRFALLLRRVTPHLSETEFQWRLECMYGAMMYIRSDNGRVSHMLNDRHRSDPVEKVIEQLIAFTAAGFAGSQMA, via the coding sequence ATGAATGTTGATGCAAAAATGGAGACTACGCAAGAGGACGATCACGTGACCTCACTATCATTCGCAGTCATGAGAAAAACTGCCTCCGTTGATGTTCCCGCCGTATCGGGGAGAAGGGCTGCCCTGCGCCAAGCCGAACAGGCGGAAGTCACTTCTTCGGGAGTTGACAGGCCACGTGCCCAAGCAAGGCAGCGCATGCTGTGCGCGGCTGAAAAATTGTTTGCGCAGCATGGTTACGCTGGGACATCGTTAAGAGCGGTGATGGCTGAAGCAGACGTGGATACGGGGGCGATTCACTATCATTTCAAGAACAAGCTGGGCTTGCTCAAGGCTCTTTTCGAAGAGCGCGTGCAACTGGTCAATGCGCAGAGAGAAGCCTTGCTGGCGCAACTTGAACAGCGTCATGCGAACGAGCCTCCGAGCATTGAAGAAGTGCTTCGGGCGTTCATTGCTCCGGCATTGCGCACTGCATATGGCTCGGACGAGTCCTCGTTCAACCGGGTGGCTGCCCTGTGTTCGGTGGATCCCCTGAAGGAAGTCCGAGAGGTCGTATTCAAAGCGTATGACAAAACCGCTCTGAGGTTCGCCTTGTTGCTGCGTCGCGTGACACCTCATCTGAGTGAGACGGAGTTTCAGTGGCGCCTGGAGTGCATGTATGGTGCGATGATGTATATCCGCTCAGACAATGGGCGTGTCAGCCATATGCTCAACGACAGGCATCGGAGTGATCCGGTGGAAAAGGTGATTGAGCAGTTGATTGCTTTCACGGCGGCAGGGTTCGCGGGATCGCAGATGGCGTGA
- a CDS encoding TRAP transporter large permease, whose translation MNEITASIALIVVLLVLLGGGVWVGLTLAGVAWFGMEFFTARAAGDAMAMTIWSSASSWTLTALPLFVWMGEILYRTNLSESMFRGLAPWVNALPGRLLHTNVIGCTIFAAVSGSSAATCATVGKMNVPELRKRGYPENMVIGSLGGPATLGLLIPPSIILIVYGVSAELSISKLFMAGVLPGIMLALMFSGWIMIWALMNPDKVPKADSSMSFRQKVYESRHLIPVVLLISGVIASIYSGIATATEAAGIGVTGALILSALQGALTWKNFKESLFGATRLYCMIALILAGAAFMTLSMGYIGLPRQLAEYVGSLNLSPAMLIAVLGLFYILIGCFLDGISTIVLTSSVVLPIIQAAGIDPLWFGIFLVITVETAQITPPVGFNLFVLQGMTGKQITYLARVCAPYFLLMVLALVILWFFPQIVTVLPNNM comes from the coding sequence ATGAATGAAATCACCGCAAGCATTGCACTGATCGTGGTGCTGCTGGTCCTGCTTGGCGGGGGCGTCTGGGTCGGACTGACGCTGGCGGGCGTTGCCTGGTTCGGCATGGAGTTCTTCACCGCGCGCGCTGCGGGCGATGCCATGGCCATGACCATCTGGAGCTCTGCCAGCAGCTGGACCTTGACGGCTTTGCCGCTGTTTGTCTGGATGGGCGAGATTCTCTACCGCACCAATTTGTCCGAGAGCATGTTTCGCGGTCTGGCACCCTGGGTCAACGCGCTGCCGGGCCGCCTGCTGCACACCAATGTCATCGGCTGCACGATTTTTGCTGCGGTGTCCGGCTCCTCGGCCGCCACCTGCGCCACCGTGGGCAAGATGAATGTGCCCGAGCTGCGCAAGCGCGGCTATCCCGAGAACATGGTGATCGGCTCGCTGGGCGGCCCCGCCACGCTGGGCCTGCTGATCCCCCCATCCATCATCTTGATCGTCTATGGCGTGTCGGCCGAGCTGTCGATCTCCAAGCTCTTCATGGCAGGCGTGCTGCCGGGCATCATGCTGGCACTGATGTTCAGCGGCTGGATCATGATCTGGGCCTTGATGAACCCGGACAAGGTGCCCAAGGCCGACAGCTCCATGAGCTTCAGGCAAAAAGTCTACGAGTCGCGGCACCTGATCCCCGTCGTGCTGCTGATCTCGGGTGTGATTGCCAGCATTTACAGCGGCATTGCCACCGCCACCGAAGCGGCCGGCATAGGCGTGACGGGAGCGCTGATTCTGTCGGCCCTGCAAGGAGCTCTGACCTGGAAGAACTTCAAGGAATCGCTGTTCGGAGCCACCCGCCTGTACTGCATGATTGCGCTGATCCTCGCCGGTGCAGCCTTCATGACCTTGTCCATGGGCTATATCGGCCTGCCACGCCAGCTGGCCGAATACGTGGGCAGCCTGAACCTCTCGCCCGCCATGCTGATTGCGGTGCTGGGGCTGTTCTACATTCTCATAGGCTGCTTTCTGGACGGCATCTCCACCATTGTGCTGACCTCCAGCGTGGTTCTGCCCATCATCCAGGCCGCAGGCATCGACCCACTATGGTTCGGCATCTTCCTCGTGATCACGGTGGAGACCGCCCAGATCACGCCACCGGTAGGCTTCAACCTGTTCGTGCTCCAGGGCATGACGGGCAAGCAGATCACCTATCTGGCCCGCGTCTGCGCACCGTACTTCCTGCTGATGGTGCTGGCGCTCGTGATACTGTGGTTCTTTCCGCAGATCGTGACCGTGCTGCCCAATAATATGTAA
- a CDS encoding TRAP transporter small permease: MRKLLNGLYEGSAWLAGIAMIGVLAMVLLTITSRLFGFSAPGTDAYAGYAMAGAGFMALASTLKKGEHIRVTLLLGALKGQAYKALELTALGVATLLSAFLAFYSTRLVWQSWEIEDISVGIDATPLWIPQIFMALGTIVFFIAFCDELVLELLGKRKAAEKEGTPHE, translated from the coding sequence ATGCGCAAGTTACTCAATGGTTTATATGAAGGCAGTGCCTGGCTTGCCGGCATCGCCATGATCGGCGTGCTGGCGATGGTGCTGCTGACCATCACCAGCCGGCTTTTTGGCTTCAGCGCCCCTGGCACCGACGCCTATGCAGGCTACGCCATGGCAGGTGCCGGCTTCATGGCCCTGGCCAGCACCTTGAAGAAAGGTGAACATATCCGCGTCACCTTGCTGCTGGGTGCGCTCAAGGGCCAAGCCTACAAGGCGCTGGAGCTGACCGCCCTGGGCGTCGCCACCCTTCTTTCGGCTTTTCTGGCTTTCTATTCCACACGGCTGGTCTGGCAGTCCTGGGAGATCGAAGACATCTCCGTGGGCATCGACGCCACACCGCTGTGGATTCCGCAGATTTTCATGGCTCTGGGCACGATTGTTTTCTTCATCGCGTTCTGTGACGAACTGGTGCTGGAGCTGCTGGGCAAACGCAAGGCGGCAGAGAAGGAGGGAACCCCTCATGAATGA